Proteins from a genomic interval of Trachemys scripta elegans isolate TJP31775 chromosome 25, CAS_Tse_1.0, whole genome shotgun sequence:
- the LOC117870045 gene encoding zinc finger protein 239-like, whose product MQENCENVTSLEFPVSKFDVISQLERGEKPDVQGSDEREIWKDACPAGAGMLNENKEQNPQQQDAEQVEAHAGLSQRSKGNVSWHHVEGKACESDHRPEREQGNKTGEKISKSINYQETQKETTAQKRLLTGERNNTCAECGKNFSSHSHLIEHQRIHTGERPYKCCECGKSFTRSSTLLRHERVHTGERPYECCDCGKTFSQNSSLITHQRTHTGERPYECHKCRKSFARISTLVMHQSTHTGERSYECCECGKTFSQSSSLIAHQRIHTGERPYECRECRKNFSSRSGLFDHKRIHRGERPYECWECGKTFTRSSHLITHQRIHTGERPYECCECGKNFSQISALIRHQRIHTGERPYGCCECGKNFSQSSALTAHQRIHTGEIL is encoded by the exons atgcaggagaactgtgagaatgtgacctcgctgg AGTTTCCAGTTTCCAAATTTGATGTGATCTCCCAGCTGGAACGAGGAGAAAAGCCAGATGTCCAGGGCTCAGATGAAAGAGAGATCTGGAAGGATGCCTGTCCAG CAGGTGCTGGGATGTTGAATGAGAACAAGGAGCAGAATCCTCAGCAGCAAGATGCTGAGCAAGTGGAAGCACATGCGGGATTATCACAAAGATCCAAAGGGAATGTGTCCTGGCATCATGTGGAGGGAAAAGCCTGTGAGAGTGACcacaggccagagagagagcagggaaacaAGACAGGGGAGAAAATTAGTAAATCCATTAATTATCAGGAAACTCAGAAGGAAACCACAGCTCAGAAGAGACTCCTCACAGGAGAGCGAAACAACACATGcgctgagtgtgggaaaaatttCAGTAGCCACTCACACCTTATAGAACATCAGAGAATTCACACAGGGGAGCGACCCTACAagtgctgtgagtgcgggaaaagcttcactcggaGCTCAACCCTTCTTAGGCATGAGAgggtccacacaggagagagaccctatgaatgttGTGACTGTGGGAAAACCTTCAGTCAGAATTCATCCCTTATTACACATCAGAGGACCCAtacgggagagagaccctacgAATGCCATAAGTGCAGGAAAAGCTTTGCTCGGATCTCAACTCTTGTTATGCATCAGAgcacccacacaggagagagatcctatgaatgctgtgagtgtgggaaaaccttcagtCAGAGTTCATCCCTTATTgcacatcagaggatccacacaggagagagaccctatgaatgccgAGAGTGTAGGAAAAACTTCAGTAGCCGCTCAGGGCTTTTTGACCATAAGAGAATCCACAGAGGGGAGAGACCTTATGAATGCTgggagtgtgggaaaaccttcactcGGAGCTCACACCTTATTACACATCAGAGAATTCACACAGGAGAGCGCCcatatgaatgctgtgagtgtgggaaaaacttctcTCAGATCTCAGCCCTTATTAGACATCAAAGaattcacacaggagagagaccctatggaTGCTGTGAATGTGGGAAAAACTTCTCTCAGAGCTCAGCCCTtactgcacatcagagaatccacacaggagagattCTCTAG